The following are from one region of the Ostrinia nubilalis chromosome 28, ilOstNubi1.1, whole genome shotgun sequence genome:
- the LOC135085399 gene encoding zinc finger protein 16-like isoform X2, protein MLKTEIKSEYDTAMQPQCRACLSLSRKLIPIGEYSRIYYKLLLEKQYESILPSEDIQLCWECIAQLRKLTRFQRQVQKANDMIQTRQNFMFGTLSNLTTVIMNDTYPNIIYVNNTNIENDVDNENINHKDECDSVNNDNDAFNDDNDSFFKDNDSKVDIKVDNTVLNDTVNEKKEVNIDKQKEIKIKVKYRNKWAEKRARLNKKPKFKVLTCKELTVDKYFRREQIDVETCMKERDGDGFVKGMCGKCGITLKGEGMLLKHTCHKKTTGTYICDVCNRRLSQKSQFLRHIRRHFFKYHCKLCKFSCKIKKEGMKHLVNDHRKVYQCLKCELAFASRQEFSQHYKEWHEKFVCDHCGVSFKMRYCIKDHIRKQHSPFECVPCNKRFARYNGLWFHNKVCHPPPSDGPPLGAYCVECDKRFPDVYRYKWHLQNSVKHTPKKKIRVPCPDCSKVFSKNIYMKDHYNLVHLKNFKYRCEECDKNFVRNADLVKHRRKIHEGILPPKNKICYVCGRGFTTNEILSHHLRTHSGERPHQCTACPAAFAQRAALRAHKRTPHPATRK, encoded by the exons atgttaaaaacaGAAATTAAAAGTGAATACGATACTGCTATGCAGCCCCAGTGCCGTGCGTGTCTTAGTTTAAGTAGAAAATTAATTCCAATAGGAGAATACAGTCGTATTTACTACAAATTACTATTAGAAAAACAATATGAG tcTATTCTGCCCTCTGAAGACATACAGCTATGTTGGGAATGCATCGCCCAACTGAGGAAACTTACACGATTCCAGCGTCAGGTCCAAAAGGCAAACGATATGATTCAAACGCGCCAG AATTTCATGTTCGGCACCCTTTCAAATCTAACAACAGTCATCATGAACGATACATACCCTAATATCATCTATGTAAACAATACTAACATAGAAAATGATGTAGATaatgaaaatatcaatcataaaGACGAATGTGATAGTgttaataatgataatgatgcaTTTAATGACGATAATGATTCGTTTTTTAAAGATAATGATAGTAAAGTTGACATCAAAGTTGATAATACAGTTTTAAATGATACTGTGAACGAGAAAAAAGAAGTAAATATTGATAAACagaaagaaattaaaataaaagttaaatacagaaataaatgGGCAGAAAAGAGAGCTCGCCTAAATAAGAAACCTAAATTTAAAGTTCTTACATGCAAAGAACTGACGGTCGATAAGTATTTTAGAAGAGAACAGATAGATGTAGAGACTTGCATGAAAGAAAGAGACGGTGATGGTTTTGTAAAGGGTATGTGTGGAAAATGTGGAATAACATTGAAAGGTGAGGGTATGCTGTTGAAACATACATGCCATAAAAAG ACTACAGGAACATACATCTGCGACGTATGCAATAGACGATTATCACAAAAATCCCAATTCCTACGTCATATAAGAAGACATTTCTTCAAATACCACTGCAAGCTTTGTAAGTTCAGTTGTAAGATTAAGAAAGAAGGAATGAAACATTTGGTCAACGATCATAGAAAAGTGTATCAATGTTTGAAGTGCGAGTTAGCGTTTGC GAGCAGACAAGAATTCTCCCAGCACTACAAGGAGTGGCACGAAAAGTTTGTGTGCGACCACTGTGGAGTCAGCTTCAAGATGAGATACTGCATCAAGGATCATATCAG GAAACAGCACTCGCCATTCGAGTGCGTGCCCTGCAATAAGAGGTTCGCTCGCTACAACGGACTGTGGTTCCACAATAAGGTGTGCCATCCTCCGCCCAGCGACgg CCCACCGCTGGGCGCGTACTGCGTGGAATGCGACAAGCGGTTCCCAGACGTATACAGGTACAAGTGGCACCTACAGAACAGCGTCAAACACACGCCCAAGAAGAAAATACG ggtGCCATGTCCAGATTGCAGCAAGGTATTCTCAAAGAACATATACATGAAGGATCACTACAACCTTGTTCATCTGAAGAACTTTAAGTACAGATGCGAAGAGTGTGACAAG AATTTCGTCCGTAACGCTGACCTGGTGAAACACCGGCGGAAGATACACGAGGGTATTCTACCACCGAAGAATAAGATATGCTACGTTTGTGGGAGAGGGTTTACG ACCAACGAGATACTAAGCCACCACCTCCGAACTCACTCGGGCGAGCGGCCGCATCAGTGCACAGCCTGTCCTGCGGCCTTTGCACAGCGCGCCGCTCTGCGCGCTCACAAGCGTACGCCGCACCCTGCCACGCGCAAATGA
- the LOC135085399 gene encoding zinc finger protein 16-like isoform X1 has product MKLLYFFRINLQHKKVYKIMLKTEIKSEYDTAMQPQCRACLSLSRKLIPIGEYSRIYYKLLLEKQYESILPSEDIQLCWECIAQLRKLTRFQRQVQKANDMIQTRQNFMFGTLSNLTTVIMNDTYPNIIYVNNTNIENDVDNENINHKDECDSVNNDNDAFNDDNDSFFKDNDSKVDIKVDNTVLNDTVNEKKEVNIDKQKEIKIKVKYRNKWAEKRARLNKKPKFKVLTCKELTVDKYFRREQIDVETCMKERDGDGFVKGMCGKCGITLKGEGMLLKHTCHKKTTGTYICDVCNRRLSQKSQFLRHIRRHFFKYHCKLCKFSCKIKKEGMKHLVNDHRKVYQCLKCELAFASRQEFSQHYKEWHEKFVCDHCGVSFKMRYCIKDHIRKQHSPFECVPCNKRFARYNGLWFHNKVCHPPPSDGPPLGAYCVECDKRFPDVYRYKWHLQNSVKHTPKKKIRVPCPDCSKVFSKNIYMKDHYNLVHLKNFKYRCEECDKNFVRNADLVKHRRKIHEGILPPKNKICYVCGRGFTTNEILSHHLRTHSGERPHQCTACPAAFAQRAALRAHKRTPHPATRK; this is encoded by the exons atgaaattattatatttttttcgcataaacttacagcataaaaaagtttataaaataatgttaaaaacaGAAATTAAAAGTGAATACGATACTGCTATGCAGCCCCAGTGCCGTGCGTGTCTTAGTTTAAGTAGAAAATTAATTCCAATAGGAGAATACAGTCGTATTTACTACAAATTACTATTAGAAAAACAATATGAG tcTATTCTGCCCTCTGAAGACATACAGCTATGTTGGGAATGCATCGCCCAACTGAGGAAACTTACACGATTCCAGCGTCAGGTCCAAAAGGCAAACGATATGATTCAAACGCGCCAG AATTTCATGTTCGGCACCCTTTCAAATCTAACAACAGTCATCATGAACGATACATACCCTAATATCATCTATGTAAACAATACTAACATAGAAAATGATGTAGATaatgaaaatatcaatcataaaGACGAATGTGATAGTgttaataatgataatgatgcaTTTAATGACGATAATGATTCGTTTTTTAAAGATAATGATAGTAAAGTTGACATCAAAGTTGATAATACAGTTTTAAATGATACTGTGAACGAGAAAAAAGAAGTAAATATTGATAAACagaaagaaattaaaataaaagttaaatacagaaataaatgGGCAGAAAAGAGAGCTCGCCTAAATAAGAAACCTAAATTTAAAGTTCTTACATGCAAAGAACTGACGGTCGATAAGTATTTTAGAAGAGAACAGATAGATGTAGAGACTTGCATGAAAGAAAGAGACGGTGATGGTTTTGTAAAGGGTATGTGTGGAAAATGTGGAATAACATTGAAAGGTGAGGGTATGCTGTTGAAACATACATGCCATAAAAAG ACTACAGGAACATACATCTGCGACGTATGCAATAGACGATTATCACAAAAATCCCAATTCCTACGTCATATAAGAAGACATTTCTTCAAATACCACTGCAAGCTTTGTAAGTTCAGTTGTAAGATTAAGAAAGAAGGAATGAAACATTTGGTCAACGATCATAGAAAAGTGTATCAATGTTTGAAGTGCGAGTTAGCGTTTGC GAGCAGACAAGAATTCTCCCAGCACTACAAGGAGTGGCACGAAAAGTTTGTGTGCGACCACTGTGGAGTCAGCTTCAAGATGAGATACTGCATCAAGGATCATATCAG GAAACAGCACTCGCCATTCGAGTGCGTGCCCTGCAATAAGAGGTTCGCTCGCTACAACGGACTGTGGTTCCACAATAAGGTGTGCCATCCTCCGCCCAGCGACgg CCCACCGCTGGGCGCGTACTGCGTGGAATGCGACAAGCGGTTCCCAGACGTATACAGGTACAAGTGGCACCTACAGAACAGCGTCAAACACACGCCCAAGAAGAAAATACG ggtGCCATGTCCAGATTGCAGCAAGGTATTCTCAAAGAACATATACATGAAGGATCACTACAACCTTGTTCATCTGAAGAACTTTAAGTACAGATGCGAAGAGTGTGACAAG AATTTCGTCCGTAACGCTGACCTGGTGAAACACCGGCGGAAGATACACGAGGGTATTCTACCACCGAAGAATAAGATATGCTACGTTTGTGGGAGAGGGTTTACG ACCAACGAGATACTAAGCCACCACCTCCGAACTCACTCGGGCGAGCGGCCGCATCAGTGCACAGCCTGTCCTGCGGCCTTTGCACAGCGCGCCGCTCTGCGCGCTCACAAGCGTACGCCGCACCCTGCCACGCGCAAATGA
- the LOC135085207 gene encoding zinc finger protein 43-like, producing the protein MEDRPELLLKKLCCTCLSQDRKLMQLCRLNEGVNNLYLLLSYDSEAYREGFYKDTGNWYICWECWAVMTRICRFRSQACAAQKQLADIVDGRTDLKFFNICLSRLSTVHKTSYDETILTNSDHELLENFIDCGPDIKTESDEDIPLSELNSTSLLDDREYSDTGSQEKTVQPVYKKRKKKPDSSKKKSNKNSCKLDSDKICFITTEMSIEEMLESREKRKMALCANAPYKCESCIEVYKSQIDLDKHFSDFHTEKGTHNRCDICMSYIQTTALPAHKNAHYLKYTCVLCNITAYSSLDMVDHLKTDHSVNETVVKKNKDEKARVLNPASKPRRKAAMTDKRTPLGYQCAECDKYFENKNQRWKHVQRSHREGYKCSVCSKRFAFKNNLTRHEQMHKGPPPRQECPQCHKQVRVDLIKVHARIHTARQGFVCVECDKRFASRASYEHHLKYTQVHAPQLLLKYKCATCDKGYRSRGELRDHVNYKHMGRTQHKCPICGKALATRRCVGRHVRRAHEGVRESARDKVCQQCGKTFRDKKGLREHEFIHTGERPLACEICGCTFRQSASLYTHRKRVHKIFPQKKNVELLEPEKCS; encoded by the exons ATGGAGGACCGTCCAGAATTATTACTGAAGAAATTGTGCTGCACGTGTCTAAGCCAAGATCGTAAGCTAATGCAGCTGTGTAGACTCAATGAAGGAGTCAACAACTTGTATTTGCTGCTTTCGTACGACTCTGAGGCTTACCGA GAGGGTTTCTACAAGGACACTGGCAACTGGTATATTTGCTGGGAGTGCTGGGCCGTGATGACCAGGATCTGCAGGTTCCGGAGCCAGGCCTGCGCCGCACAGAAGCAGCTGGCTGATATCGTTGACGGACGGACTGAC CTAAAATTCTTTAACATCTGCCTCTCCAGACTATCAACCGTACACAAAACATCTTACGATGAAACTATTTTGACCAATTCTGATCATGAACTCTTAGAAAACTTCATTGACTGCGGCCCAGACATCAAGACTGAAAGTGATGAAGACATTCCTCTATCTGAATTAAATAGCACCTCTTTGCTCGATGACAGAGAGTATTCTGACACTGGCAGTCAAGAAAAAACAGTGCAACCTGTTtataagaaaagaaaaaagaaacctGACAGCTCTAAAAAGAAGTCAAACAAAAACAGTTGCAAGCTTGATAGCGATAAGATATGTTTTATAACAACAGAAATGAGCATAGAAGAAATGCTGGAGAGTAGAGAGAAAAGAAAGATGGCGTTGTGTGCGAATGCGCCATACAAATGTGAGTCGTGTATTGAGGTGTATAAGAGTCAAATTGATTTGGATAAGCATTTTTCAGATTTTCATACTGAG AAAGGCACACATAATCGATGCGATATATGCATGTCATACATACAAACTACAGCGCTACCAGCTCATAAGAATGCACACTACCTCAAATATACCTGTGTGCTGTGCAATATAACAGCGTACAGTTCCTTGGATATGGTGGACCATTTGAAAACTGACCATTCTGTGAATGAGACTGTAGTGAAGAAAAATAAG GATGAGAAGGCACGCGTGCTCAACCCGGCCTCGAAGCCGCGACGGAAGGCGGCCATGACGGACAAGCGCACGCCGCTCGGATACCAGTGCGCTGAGTGCGACAAGTACTTTGA GAACAAGAACCAAAGATGGAAACACGTCCAGCGTAGTCATAGAGAAGGCTACAAGTGTTCAGTGTGCAGCAAGCGATTCGCGTTCAAAAACAATCTCACCAGACACGAACA GATGCACAAAGGCCCGCCGCCTAGGCAGGAGTGCCCGCAGTGCCACAAGCAAGTGCGCGTAGACCTTATCAAGGTGCACGCCCGGATACACACAGCCAGGCAGGGCTTTGTGTGCGTGGAGTGCGACAAaag GTTCGCGAGTCGAGCGTCTTACGAGCATCATTTGAAGTACACCCAAGTGCATGCTCCACAGTTGCTGTTAAA GTACAAATGTGCGACGTGCGACAAGGGCTACCGGTCACGCGGCGAGTTACGTGACCACGTCAATTATAAGCACATGGGCAGAACGCAGCACAAGTGTCCCATTTGCGGGAAG GCGCTGGCAACGCGTCGCTGCGTTGGACGTCACGTGCGACGTGCGCACGAGGGCGTGCGAGAAAGCGCGCGGGACAAAGTGTGTCAACAGTGCGGGAAGACTTTCCGG GACAAAAAAGGTCTCCGAGAACACGAATTCATCCACACAGGCGAGCGTCCGCTAGCGTGCGAGATATGTGGATGCACCTTTAGGCAGAGCGCGTCTTTATACACGCATCGGAAGAGAGTGCACAAAATATTCCCGCAAAAGAAAAACGTTGAGTTGCTTGAACCAGAGAAATGCAGCTGA